The Borrelia puertoricensis genome contains a region encoding:
- a CDS encoding variable large family protein, with the protein MYFFYFFIILLSCGSGTTSAEDPKTTFLNSIANLGKGFLDVFTSLSDMITGAFGIKAETKKSDIGNYFTSIEKAMNTVKEKLQDQVEKNGNYLKIKEVVDNFITNTLDKIADGAKTAATGATGNDAIGNATSAGHGATPADKDSVISLVKGIKTIVDLVLKDKGDAGATKTGEDDKKDVGNLFADANGKDDAKEENIAKASASIGSVTGADILQAIAKSTENPTANSTDGIEKATDAAEIAIAPAVNGKKEIKDAAKKDAVIAAGIALRAMAKDGKFAAKNEAKSAHAVNGATASAVGKTLSTLIIAIRNTVDSGLKTISDALATVTQEDKSVDSTTPAETAIGR; encoded by the coding sequence ATTTACTTCTTTTACTTCTTTATTATACTTCTTAGTTGTGGCAGTGGTACTACTAGTGCTGAGGATCCTAAAACCACATTCTTAAACTCTATTGCTAATTTAGGTAAAGGGTTCTTAGATGTTTTTACTTCTCTTTCTGATATGATTACTGGGGCTTTTGGTATTAAGGCTGAGACTAAGAAATCTGATATTGGTAACTATTTCACTTCTATTGAAAAAGCTATGAACACAGTTAAAGAGAAATTACAAGATCAAGTTGAAAAGAATGGTAACTATCTAAAGATAAAGGAAGTTGTTGATAACTTTATCACTAACACATTAGACAAGATCGCTGATGGGGCTAAGACTGCTGCTACTGGGGCTACTGGTAACGATGCTATTGGTAATGCTACTTCGGCTGGACATGGGGCTACTCCTGCTGACAAAGACTCTGTTATCTCCTTAGTTAAAGGAATTAAAACTATTGTTGATTTGGTTTTAAAAGATAAGGGTGATGCAGGTGCTACTAAAACAGGAGAGGATGATAAAAAGGATGTTGGTAATCTATTTGCTGATGCGAATGGTAAAGATGATGCTAAAGAAGAAAATATTGCAAAGGCATCAGCTAGTATTGGTTCAGTGACCGGGGCTGACATTTTGCAAGCTATTGCTAAATCCACAGAAAATCCTACTGCAAATAGTACTGATGGAATTGAAAAAGCTACAGATGCTGCTGAGATTGCTATTGCTCCGGCTGTTAACGGCAAAAAAGAAATTAAAGATGCTGCAAAGAAAGACGCTGTTATTGCTGCTGGTATTGCACTTCGGGCAATGGCTAAAGATGGTAAGTTTGCTGCTAAGAATGAAGCAAAATCTGCTCATGCAGTTAATGGGGCAACTGCTAGTGCTGTTGGTAAGACTTTAAGTACTCTAATAATAGCAATAAGAAATACTGTTGATAGTGGTTTAAAGACAATTAGTGATGCTCTTGCTACAGTTACACAAGAAGATAAATCTGTAGATTCTACTACACCCGCAGAAACAGCAATTGGTAGGTAA
- the bdr gene encoding Bdr family repetitive protein gives MQDSSLHSVESTQIFNGHVTEEIIYQEFVKMGMQDFIANDLSKRYYRNELTYRDIEYLESNFNLKLEMLERSLKSEVIFVKTELDNKIDSVENNLNAKIDTKFNELDNKIDTKFNELDNKIDNVRNEVSLVRKDMEINRMELDNKLDKTASEFKSTSRLHNWMFGTLITLNIGIFLALMSLLVK, from the coding sequence ATGCAAGATTCATCGCTACATTCTGTTGAGAGTACACAAATTTTTAATGGGCATGTTACAGAGGAGATTATATATCAAGAATTTGTAAAGATGGGTATGCAAGATTTTATTGCGAATGATCTCTCTAAAAGATATTACCGTAATGAACTGACTTATAGGGATATTGAATATTTAGAGAGTAATTTTAATCTTAAGCTTGAGATGTTAGAGCGTAGTTTAAAATCTGAAGTTATTTTTGTGAAAACCGAACTTGATAACAAAATAGACTCTGTTGAGAATAACTTAAATGCGAAAATTGACACTAAATTTAATGAACTTGATAACAAGATTGATACTAAATTCAATGAACTTGATAATAAGATAGATAATGTTAGAAATGAGGTTTCTCTTGTTAGAAAAGATATGGAAATTAATAGGATGGAGCTTGATAATAAACTTGATAAAACCGCATCAGAATTTAAAAGTACATCAAGATTACATAATTGGATGTTTGGAACCCTTATTACTCTTAATATAGGAATATTTTTAGCATTAATGTCATTATTAGTAAAGTAA
- a CDS encoding P12 family lipoprotein — translation MKRNILSVCMLALLCLLSCDMNALNDLLNEVREKVLDESKDNKYLNHEQGNQEQKEVVIDSLEEGVEIQQDMEVKPVNAGFEVFRQEYPYYPQEEVIKIEEKDLVPSTESEKEAQAEIEKVKGALGDSGFQQLIKNALELKDRCERGRADFYDIMGKIQSERISLTKKRKENIEKIRKLTQLQNKLNDERSNLERLMNEVEVGLNERSSAKYFFEDSEKILKEAITDRLRNNKRRSYWSRRGNGDFLARKARSNAESSLEQLESSSVKLIEAMAKIKEIEELISEAKSALGNLSR, via the coding sequence ATGAAGAGAAATATTTTATCAGTATGTATGTTAGCATTATTATGTTTGTTATCATGTGATATGAATGCCCTTAATGATTTATTAAATGAAGTAAGGGAAAAGGTTTTAGATGAAAGCAAAGATAATAAATATTTAAACCATGAACAAGGAAATCAGGAACAAAAAGAAGTTGTTATAGATTCTCTTGAAGAAGGAGTAGAAATACAACAAGACATGGAAGTAAAACCTGTTAATGCGGGATTTGAGGTGTTTAGGCAAGAGTATCCATACTATCCTCAAGAAGAAGTAATAAAAATAGAAGAAAAAGATTTAGTTCCAAGTACTGAATCCGAAAAAGAAGCACAAGCAGAAATTGAAAAAGTAAAAGGTGCTCTTGGAGATTCTGGATTCCAGCAATTAATTAAGAATGCACTTGAGCTTAAAGATAGATGTGAGCGAGGAAGAGCTGATTTTTATGATATAATGGGAAAAATTCAGAGTGAAAGAATATCACTAACCAAAAAGCGTAAGGAAAATATAGAAAAGATAAGAAAGTTAACTCAATTGCAAAATAAGTTAAATGATGAAAGGTCTAATCTCGAGAGGCTTATGAATGAAGTTGAGGTTGGACTTAATGAAAGAAGTTCTGCAAAATATTTTTTTGAAGATTCTGAAAAGATTTTAAAAGAAGCTATTACTGACAGATTAAGAAATAACAAACGTAGAAGTTACTGGTCAAGAAGAGGGAATGGTGATTTTCTAGCTAGAAAGGCACGAAGTAATGCGGAAAGTTCTTTAGAACAACTAGAATCTTCTTCTGTGAAGTTAATTGAAGCAATGGCAAAGATAAAAGAAATAGAAGAACTTATTAGTGAGGCAAAGTCTGCTCTAGGTAATCTTTCAAGATAG
- a CDS encoding variable large family protein, which yields MKRITLCALLMTLFLLLSCGSGSASAEDPKTTFLNSIANLGKGFLDIFTSLSDMITGALGIKADTKKSDIGKYFSDIEKTMTSVKEKLQDEVEKNGNYVKLKSVVEHFITNTLDKIAEGAREAAKGAEGNDPIANVADQNAGAAGEEASVKSLSEGIGKIIGVVLRDKGNPEAGTDKKSDGLTVRTAAAGDGEAGKLFAANAGTAENAKKSAADVAKAVGAVTGADILQAMIKNDGVAAKLAKGNDGNAGAAPKDGTIAGAVALRSVAKGGKFAGPSDNANADAKKTVEDAALSAVTKALGTLTIAIRNTVDSGLKTISEALAAVKQEDKSVDSTTPVEAATGGQQQ from the coding sequence ATGAAAAGAATTACTTTATGTGCGTTATTAATGACTTTATTTTTACTTCTTAGTTGTGGCAGTGGTAGTGCTAGTGCTGAGGATCCTAAAACCACATTCTTAAACTCTATTGCTAATTTAGGTAAAGGGTTCTTAGATATTTTTACTTCTCTTTCTGATATGATTACTGGGGCTTTGGGTATTAAGGCTGATACTAAAAAGAGCGATATAGGGAAATACTTTTCTGATATTGAAAAAACTATGACATCTGTTAAAGAGAAGTTACAAGATGAAGTTGAAAAAAATGGGAATTACGTAAAGCTTAAATCGGTTGTTGAGCACTTTATCACTAACACATTAGACAAGATCGCTGAAGGGGCTAGAGAAGCTGCTAAAGGGGCTGAAGGTAATGACCCAATTGCTAATGTTGCTGATCAAAATGCAGGTGCTGCTGGTGAAGAAGCTTCGGTTAAGTCTCTTAGTGAAGGAATTGGAAAGATTATAGGTGTAGTGCTTAGAGACAAAGGTAATCCTGAGGCTGGGACTGATAAAAAATCCGATGGTCTTACCGTAAGAACCGCTGCTGCTGGAGATGGTGAAGCAGGTAAATTATTTGCTGCTAATGCTGGCACTGCTGAGAATGCAAAGAAATCAGCGGCTGATGTAGCTAAGGCTGTTGGGGCTGTAACTGGTGCTGACATCTTACAAGCTATGATTAAGAATGATGGTGTTGCTGCTAAGTTAGCTAAGGGTAATGATGGTAATGCTGGAGCTGCTCCTAAAGATGGAACTATAGCAGGTGCTGTAGCTTTAAGGTCTGTGGCTAAGGGTGGTAAATTTGCTGGTCCTAGTGATAATGCTAATGCTGATGCGAAGAAAACAGTAGAGGATGCGGCTTTAAGCGCAGTAACTAAGGCATTGGGTACTTTAACTATAGCAATAAGAAATACTGTTGATAGTGGTTTAAAGACAATTAGTGAAGCACTAGCAGCAGTTAAACAAGAAGATAAATCTGTAGATTCTACTACACCTGTAGAAGCAGCAACTGGTGGACAGCAACAGTAA
- a CDS encoding variable large family protein has protein sequence MKRITLCALFLTLFLLLSCGSGSTSAEDPKITFLNSIANLGKGFLDVFTSLSDMVTGAFGINAETKKSDIGNYFTSIETTMTSVKKKLQDQVAKNGNYSKLKTVVDTFITNTLDKIAAGAKEAAKGATGDVIGNATATGHGATPASKDSVVSLVKGIKTIVEVVLKKDEGDAGANKTGDDKKDVGNLFINDAGKDGSKEENIAKASASIGAVTGADILQAIANSKEDPQVDNANGIEKAKDAAEIAIVPAVNKTEIKEDSAKKDAVIAAGIALRAMAKDGKFAAKNEEKSANAVNGIAANAVGKTLRTLIIAIRNTVDSGLKTISDALATVTQEDKSLDSTTPADSATGSQQ, from the coding sequence ATGAAAAGAATTACTTTATGTGCGTTATTTTTGACTTTATTTTTACTTCTCAGTTGTGGTAGTGGCAGTACTAGTGCTGAGGATCCTAAAATCACATTCTTAAACTCTATTGCTAATTTGGGTAAAGGGTTCTTAGATGTTTTTACTTCTCTTTCTGATATGGTTACTGGGGCTTTTGGCATTAATGCTGAGACTAAGAAATCTGACATTGGTAACTATTTCACTTCTATTGAAACAACTATGACATCTGTTAAAAAGAAGTTACAAGATCAAGTTGCTAAGAATGGGAATTACTCAAAACTTAAAACAGTTGTTGATACCTTTATCACTAACACATTAGACAAGATCGCAGCAGGAGCAAAGGAAGCTGCTAAAGGGGCTACTGGTGATGTTATTGGTAATGCTACTGCAACTGGACATGGGGCTACTCCTGCTAGTAAGGATTCAGTTGTTTCTCTTGTTAAAGGGATTAAGACTATTGTTGAAGTGGTTCTAAAAAAGGATGAGGGGGATGCAGGAGCTAATAAAACAGGGGATGATAAAAAGGACGTTGGTAATCTTTTTATTAATGATGCTGGTAAAGATGGTTCAAAAGAAGAAAATATTGCAAAGGCATCAGCTAGCATTGGAGCTGTAACTGGTGCTGATATTTTACAAGCTATTGCTAACTCTAAAGAAGATCCTCAAGTTGATAATGCTAATGGAATTGAAAAAGCCAAAGATGCAGCTGAGATCGCTATTGTTCCTGCTGTTAACAAGACGGAAATTAAAGAAGATTCAGCAAAGAAAGACGCTGTTATTGCTGCAGGTATTGCACTGAGAGCTATGGCTAAGGATGGTAAATTTGCTGCTAAGAATGAAGAGAAATCTGCCAATGCAGTCAATGGAATAGCAGCTAATGCTGTTGGTAAGACTTTAAGGACTCTAATAATAGCAATAAGAAATACTGTTGATAGTGGTTTAAAGACAATTAGTGATGCTCTTGCTACAGTTACACAAGAAGATAAATCTTTAGATTCTACTACACCTGCAGACTCAGCAACCGGTAGCCAGCAATAA
- a CDS encoding Vsp/OspC family lipoprotein, producing the protein MKRITLCALFLTLFLLISCNTSGKNLTDDEVAKSDGTVIDLAKITKNIKDSVAFAKSVKEIHTLVKSIDELAKAIDQKVDNATHQLVDGAGEKNHNGSLIAGAFQVISTVKVALIALETEVGIPDTLKKKLGEAKAKSNEFLNKLEESKDQADAAKAIDIIKGDGSKGGNELKALNQLVGELLKTAEDAVESAIKELTTSVKPSN; encoded by the coding sequence ATGAAAAGAATTACTTTATGTGCGTTATTTTTGACTTTATTTTTGCTTATTTCTTGTAATACTTCAGGAAAGAATCTTACAGATGATGAAGTGGCTAAATCTGATGGCACTGTTATTGATTTAGCTAAAATAACTAAGAACATCAAAGACTCTGTTGCTTTTGCTAAGAGTGTTAAAGAAATTCATACTTTAGTTAAGTCCATTGATGAACTTGCTAAAGCTATTGACCAAAAAGTTGATAACGCAACTCATCAACTTGTGGATGGTGCTGGTGAAAAAAATCATAATGGATCTTTAATTGCGGGAGCATTTCAAGTAATATCAACCGTAAAAGTTGCATTAATAGCATTAGAAACAGAAGTTGGAATCCCTGATACACTTAAGAAAAAGCTTGGTGAAGCTAAGGCTAAAAGTAATGAATTTTTAAATAAGTTAGAGGAGTCAAAAGATCAGGCTGATGCAGCAAAAGCTATAGATATAATTAAGGGTGATGGCAGTAAAGGTGGTAATGAACTTAAGGCTCTCAACCAATTAGTTGGCGAGTTGTTAAAGACCGCTGAGGATGCAGTAGAATCTGCAATTAAGGAGCTTACAACTTCTGTTAAACCCTCTAACTAA
- a CDS encoding Vsp/OspC family lipoprotein translates to MKRITLCALLMTLFLLLSCNNSGKNLKDDEVAKSDGSVIDLAKITKNITDSVAFAKDVKEVHSLVKSIDDLAKAIGAKIKDSYELDTTNSGHNGALLAGVFQVILTVETKLKSLKQSAKLPESLKAKVTAAEQSSKKFLDKLKGENAALGKEDASDADAKKAIDKNDNTGGKGKEELGELNTAIDALLTAADAAVTASINELTTSSKPANT, encoded by the coding sequence ATGAAAAGAATTACTTTATGTGCGTTATTAATGACTTTATTTTTACTCTTATCTTGTAATAATTCAGGAAAAAATCTTAAAGATGATGAAGTGGCTAAATCTGATGGTTCTGTTATTGACCTAGCTAAAATAACTAAGAACATTACAGATTCTGTTGCTTTTGCTAAAGATGTTAAAGAAGTTCATTCTTTAGTTAAGTCTATTGATGACCTTGCTAAAGCTATTGGAGCGAAAATTAAAGATTCTTATGAGCTTGATACTACCAATTCTGGTCATAATGGAGCGTTACTTGCTGGGGTGTTTCAAGTAATATTGACTGTAGAAACCAAGTTGAAATCATTAAAGCAGTCAGCTAAACTCCCTGAGTCACTTAAGGCAAAGGTTACTGCTGCTGAGCAATCAAGTAAAAAATTCTTAGACAAATTGAAAGGTGAGAATGCAGCTCTTGGTAAAGAAGATGCTTCTGATGCTGATGCAAAAAAAGCTATAGATAAAAATGATAATACTGGAGGTAAAGGTAAGGAAGAGCTCGGTGAACTAAACACAGCAATTGATGCATTGTTAACAGCTGCAGACGCTGCAGTAACAGCTTCAATTAATGAGCTTACAACTTCTTCTAAACCCGCTAACACCTAA
- a CDS encoding variable large family protein yields MKRITLCALLMTLFLLLSCGSGTTSAEDPKTTFLNSIANLGKGFLDVFTSLSDMVTGAFGINAETKKSDIGKYFTSIEKTMTSVKKKLNIVVAENGNYPKVKEVVDNFITDTLDKIAEGAKIAASGATTDTDIGGAPKEGQNAAPADTSSVNALVKGIGQIVEIVLKKDEGKADATKTGDTEKKSIGKLFGTKDADGAEAHAAAASASIGAVTGADILKAIARSGETADNSKNIEEAKDAASIASAKKEDDKKEIKEAARKDAVIAAGIALRAMAKDGKFAANQNAKDADAVNGVAANAVGKTLSTLIIAIRNTVDSGLRSISDALATVTQEDKSAEITTPADSTASGQ; encoded by the coding sequence ATGAAAAGAATTACTTTATGTGCGTTATTAATGACTTTATTTTTACTTCTTAGTTGTGGCAGTGGTACTACTAGTGCTGAGGATCCTAAAACCACTTTCTTAAACTCTATTGCTAATTTAGGTAAAGGGTTCTTAGATGTTTTTACTTCTCTTTCTGATATGGTTACTGGGGCTTTTGGTATTAATGCTGAGACTAAGAAATCTGATATTGGTAAGTATTTTACTTCTATTGAAAAAACTATGACATCTGTTAAAAAGAAATTAAACATTGTAGTGGCAGAGAATGGTAATTATCCAAAGGTAAAGGAAGTTGTTGATAACTTTATCACTGACACATTAGATAAAATTGCAGAAGGGGCTAAGATTGCTGCTAGTGGTGCTACAACTGATACTGATATTGGTGGTGCTCCTAAAGAAGGTCAAAATGCTGCACCGGCTGATACTTCAAGTGTCAACGCTCTTGTTAAAGGTATTGGACAAATAGTTGAGATCGTGCTAAAAAAAGATGAGGGTAAAGCAGATGCTACTAAGACTGGTGACACAGAGAAAAAATCAATTGGTAAGTTGTTTGGTACTAAAGACGCTGATGGTGCAGAAGCACATGCTGCTGCAGCTAGTGCTTCTATTGGGGCTGTAACTGGTGCTGACATCTTGAAAGCTATTGCTAGATCTGGAGAGACTGCTGATAATAGTAAAAATATTGAAGAAGCAAAAGACGCTGCAAGTATTGCTTCAGCTAAGAAGGAAGATGATAAAAAAGAGATTAAAGAGGCAGCAAGGAAGGATGCTGTTATTGCTGCTGGTATTGCACTGAGGGCAATGGCTAAGGATGGTAAGTTTGCGGCTAATCAAAATGCTAAAGATGCTGATGCAGTCAATGGTGTTGCTGCTAATGCTGTTGGTAAAACTTTAAGTACTCTTATTATTGCTATTAGAAATACTGTTGATAGTGGGTTAAGGTCAATTAGTGATGCTCTTGCTACAGTTACACAAGAAGATAAGTCTGCAGAAATTACTACACCTGCAGACTCAACAGCTAGTGGACAATAA
- the thyX gene encoding FAD-dependent thymidylate synthase, which translates to MNTDIEREDLLNKEYKVLDKGFIKLVDYMGSEERILNAARISYRGERIRRTDAELIDYLVRNEHTSPFEQVVFTFYIKAPIFVARQWMRHRTARINEVSGSYSFLREEFYVPLEEDLKIQNIESNQIEANFAKNVLSDLRESQKTCYKLYQDMINSNVSKEVSRIALPLSLYTEWYWQIDLNNLFHFIKLRLALNESKEVSENSSKEMSEYAKILLDVIEKLVPIATKSFKNHILKGCRLSYEEIIAISGALNISKLKLDDKALNRLKDKLNIK; encoded by the coding sequence TTGAATACTGATATTGAGAGAGAAGATTTATTAAATAAGGAATATAAGGTTTTAGATAAAGGCTTTATCAAACTTGTTGATTATATGGGTAGTGAGGAGAGAATATTGAATGCAGCAAGGATTTCATATCGAGGTGAGAGAATTAGGAGGACAGATGCTGAACTTATAGATTATTTAGTTAGAAATGAGCACACAAGTCCATTTGAACAAGTGGTTTTTACATTTTATATTAAGGCTCCTATATTTGTTGCAAGGCAATGGATGAGACATAGAACAGCAAGGATTAATGAAGTATCTGGTTCATATAGTTTTCTTAGAGAAGAGTTTTATGTGCCTTTAGAGGAGGATCTAAAAATACAAAATATTGAGAGTAATCAAATTGAAGCTAATTTTGCAAAGAATGTGTTAAGTGATTTAAGAGAGAGTCAAAAAACTTGTTACAAGTTATATCAAGATATGATAAATAGTAATGTTTCAAAAGAAGTTTCTAGAATAGCTTTACCTTTAAGCTTGTATACTGAATGGTATTGGCAGATTGATTTAAATAATCTTTTTCATTTTATCAAATTAAGGTTGGCATTAAATGAATCGAAAGAGGTTAGTGAAAATTCATCAAAAGAGATGAGTGAATATGCCAAAATATTGCTTGATGTTATTGAAAAGCTTGTGCCTATTGCTACTAAAAGTTTTAAGAATCATATCTTAAAAGGGTGTAGGTTGTCTTATGAAGAGATAATAGCTATTTCTGGTGCATTAAATATTAGTAAACTCAAATTGGATGATAAGGCATTAAATAGATTAAAAGATAAGCTTAATATTAAATAA
- a CDS encoding variable large family protein: MPSFFRCNRAYEVKLDAESKTTFLNSLVKIGQGFQEVFGFFGNAIGDALGLTAVKSGDKRSKVGEHFEKIKKGLGDTNNKLKALSGEISNAKNANSSTIESVKSAINSSSDAFDKLIDSLTNLAGVTNDGNPIGDSSAGNAVAADKDSVETVIKEVRNIIGTAEKSGVKIESGDAGGEVAKGAATAPAIINATGAAGQGAGPKLAEEVAKADPWAIINKIKNATINTAQLNGDNNDAGVLATGANVGDANGAKAATNADLAAAVALKAMIKDGKLSANAAANDAEAVKAAAVTAVNKVLGILDLIIRKTVVSNLDKIRETVKGIQYSEITTETTEASTTTQPTAAK, from the coding sequence CTGCCTTCTTTTTTTCGTTGTAATAGAGCTTATGAAGTTAAATTAGATGCTGAATCTAAAACCACTTTCTTAAATTCATTAGTTAAGATAGGTCAAGGATTTCAAGAGGTTTTTGGTTTTTTTGGTAATGCTATTGGTGATGCTTTGGGACTTACAGCTGTTAAATCGGGTGATAAGAGAAGTAAAGTTGGTGAACACTTTGAGAAGATAAAAAAAGGTTTAGGAGATACTAATAATAAGTTAAAAGCGCTATCAGGTGAAATATCTAATGCAAAGAATGCTAATAGTAGCACAATTGAATCTGTTAAGAGTGCAATTAACAGTTCTAGTGATGCTTTTGATAAATTAATCGATTCCTTAACCAATTTGGCTGGTGTAACTAATGATGGTAACCCAATTGGTGATTCTAGTGCTGGTAATGCTGTTGCTGCCGATAAAGATAGCGTTGAAACTGTTATTAAAGAAGTTAGGAATATAATTGGAACTGCCGAAAAGTCTGGAGTAAAGATCGAATCTGGAGATGCTGGTGGTGAAGTGGCTAAAGGTGCTGCTACTGCACCTGCTATTATTAATGCTACTGGAGCAGCTGGACAGGGAGCTGGTCCTAAACTTGCTGAAGAAGTTGCTAAGGCTGATCCATGGGCTATTATTAATAAGATTAAAAATGCTACAATTAATACTGCTCAACTTAATGGGGATAATAATGATGCAGGAGTTTTAGCTACTGGTGCTAATGTGGGTGATGCTAATGGTGCTAAAGCTGCTACTAATGCTGACCTAGCAGCTGCTGTTGCTCTTAAAGCTATGATTAAAGATGGTAAACTTAGTGCTAATGCTGCTGCTAATGATGCTGAAGCAGTTAAAGCTGCTGCTGTAACTGCTGTAAATAAGGTACTGGGAATACTTGACTTGATAATTAGGAAAACAGTAGTAAGCAATCTAGATAAGATAAGAGAAACTGTTAAGGGAATACAGTACTCTGAGATTACTACAGAAACAACCGAAGCTAGTACTACTACTCAACCCACAGCTGCTAAATAA
- a CDS encoding variable large family protein, producing MFISCFYLVLSFNDNLDCLFLLLSCGSGTTKMEDPKATFLTSIANLGKGFLDVFTSLSDMITGALGIKAETKKSDIGKYFTSIEKTMTSVKKKLNIVVAENGNYPKLKEVVDTFITGTLDKIAEGAKTAATGAAGNAISEVVKSNAAGDGPDAESVKNLVKGIKQIVDLVIKEGNGQADKTTPADDDKKNIGKLFGAETADDKGAEEKHVAAASASIGAVTGADILQAIAAANADATKGGKVKEVKDAAGLALAKGTSTANDDQLTTAESKKDAVIAAGIALRAMAKDGKFIVKDTAEKKTEAESAKGVAASAVGKALSTLIIAIRNTVDTGLKSISDALAAVKQGDKSADFTTPAEAATTGQQQ from the coding sequence ATATTTATATCTTGTTTTTATCTTGTTTTATCATTTAATGATAATTTAGATTGCTTATTTTTACTTCTTAGTTGTGGCAGTGGTACTACTAAGATGGAGGATCCTAAAGCCACATTTTTAACTTCTATTGCTAATTTGGGTAAAGGGTTCTTAGATGTTTTTACTTCCCTTTCTGATATGATTACTGGAGCTTTGGGTATTAAGGCTGAGACTAAGAAATCTGATATTGGTAAGTATTTTACTTCTATTGAAAAAACTATGACATCTGTTAAAAAGAAATTAAACATTGTAGTGGCAGAGAATGGTAACTATCCAAAATTAAAAGAAGTTGTTGATACTTTTATTACAGGCACATTAGACAAGATCGCTGAAGGAGCTAAGACAGCTGCTACTGGGGCTGCAGGTAATGCTATTAGTGAGGTTGTCAAATCTAATGCTGCTGGTGATGGTCCTGATGCAGAAAGTGTAAAGAACCTTGTTAAAGGGATTAAACAAATTGTTGATTTGGTAATAAAAGAAGGTAATGGACAAGCAGATAAAACTACCCCAGCTGATGATGATAAAAAGAATATTGGTAAGTTATTTGGAGCTGAAACTGCCGATGATAAGGGTGCTGAAGAGAAACATGTAGCGGCTGCTAGTGCATCAATAGGGGCGGTAACTGGGGCTGACATATTACAAGCTATTGCTGCTGCTAATGCTGATGCTACGAAGGGTGGTAAAGTTAAGGAAGTGAAAGATGCAGCAGGTTTGGCTTTAGCTAAGGGTACTTCTACTGCTAATGATGATCAACTTACTACTGCAGAATCCAAAAAAGATGCAGTGATTGCAGCAGGAATAGCATTAAGAGCTATGGCTAAAGATGGTAAATTTATTGTTAAGGATACTGCTGAAAAGAAGACTGAAGCTGAGTCTGCTAAAGGAGTTGCTGCTAGTGCTGTAGGCAAAGCATTAAGTACTCTTATTATTGCTATTAGGAATACTGTTGATACTGGTTTAAAGTCAATTAGTGATGCTCTAGCAGCTGTTAAACAAGGAGATAAGTCTGCAGATTTTACTACACCTGCAGAAGCAGCAACTACTGGACAACAACAATAA